A section of the Leptospira semungkisensis genome encodes:
- the mfd gene encoding transcription-repair coupling factor — translation MAKSSSLPSDWKKPIEDLFSSIESGTRISSVPNSVHSLLSASIFKRLKQSSIVVAPTSIEGEFLYREALSYLDADSICYLPGQEVLPYEYMRYPQEMKRERIKALARILSGEKVLVFTSVSGFLKTLPEASALKDRSLSVKIGQEIEPETLMRELIRLGYHRVDMCQAFGEFSLKGGILDVFSSFSSDPVRIDFFGDEVESIRTFDPETQRSSDSLQEALLLPADEFVLTDAQKEKYRELISNADSSLHLPEIPDGSGGTYYEELIPMIRENKGILSFFNIKPLLIFPDPNGVKERTSHLQREYSALYEKRSTEILCASPSFLLREGEESEALEKLQGVSFTQLPPSKETDLVCPLKEAPGFKGKIREVREKIGELKVEEGWRVILTSSFEAQTQRLLGLFESEGIRLLNPEATEPEPISIPAKSGNDVYLVVSEIRNGFLWEEEKLLLLSENDVFGREYKRKTRFKKQSSKAIQSFLDLKEGDFVVHVNHGVGKFLKIERVNAGGKERDFLKLEYHGGDTLFVPLDQISLVQRFVGGTERPRLDSLGKSTWKKTKDRVQKAVEGLAEDLVRMYSNRIKLQGYSFPPDTIYQEEFEAEFEYEETPDQIEAIEAVKKDLESPKPMDRLVCGDVGYGKTEVAIRAAFKVAMAGKQILMLAPTTILALQHYNNMRKRFENYPISVELVSRLRTPAETRDVLKRFSSGKVDMVIGTHAVLANSVQPKNLGLLVIDEEQRFGVNHKESIKKMKNLVDVLTLTATPIPRTLHMALTGIRELSIIATPPKNRQSVETYVIEEDEEVLREAIRNELSREGQVFYLYNRVESIEQETKRLNEIVPEASIGVLHGQMTEEEIEETLVDFYARKFDILVTTTIIESGIDIPNVNTLIVKRADLFGLSQLYQIRGRVGRSDRKAFAYLLLPKDRVVTEDAEKRLNTIYEYQELGSGFKVAMRDLEIRGAGNLLGKEQSGDIMEVGFDLYVQMLEEAIARIKGEDVKIEVRTAINLDSNFFIPETYISDTRQKIEFYKRFEGARDLDEIDEVTKEMTDRFGEPPEEAKTFLMLERIRTLASALGFESVSELGEEVRLKLGSHFLGSYDKIVNLISARMGLTMNPREPNVLIYIPGKANLKDKLSQLVYFLTEMQPDKK, via the coding sequence ATGGCAAAGTCTTCTTCCCTTCCTTCTGATTGGAAAAAACCTATAGAGGATCTTTTTTCTTCTATTGAGTCAGGAACAAGGATCTCTTCTGTTCCCAACTCAGTGCATTCTCTTCTGTCTGCGAGTATTTTTAAACGTCTAAAACAATCTTCTATCGTAGTAGCTCCTACGAGTATAGAAGGCGAATTTTTATATAGAGAAGCCTTGAGCTATCTGGATGCGGATTCTATTTGTTATCTTCCGGGCCAGGAAGTCTTGCCTTACGAATATATGCGTTATCCGCAAGAGATGAAGAGAGAGAGGATCAAGGCTCTCGCTCGTATCTTGTCCGGTGAAAAAGTTTTAGTCTTCACTTCCGTATCCGGTTTTCTAAAGACTTTGCCGGAGGCTTCCGCGCTAAAGGATAGATCTCTTTCCGTAAAGATCGGCCAAGAAATTGAACCAGAAACTTTGATGAGAGAGCTAATTCGTCTCGGATATCATCGAGTAGATATGTGTCAGGCATTCGGAGAATTCAGTCTGAAGGGAGGAATCCTGGACGTGTTTTCTTCCTTCTCTTCTGATCCTGTGCGGATCGATTTCTTTGGAGACGAGGTGGAATCCATTCGCACCTTCGACCCAGAAACCCAAAGATCTTCCGATTCTCTGCAAGAGGCCTTGCTTTTGCCGGCGGATGAATTCGTCCTAACGGACGCACAAAAGGAAAAGTATAGAGAGCTTATCTCGAATGCGGATTCTTCTTTGCATCTTCCTGAAATACCTGACGGATCCGGCGGAACATATTACGAAGAATTGATCCCAATGATCCGAGAGAATAAAGGAATTTTATCTTTTTTTAATATAAAACCTTTGCTTATCTTTCCAGATCCGAACGGGGTAAAAGAGAGGACCTCTCATTTGCAGAGGGAATATTCAGCGCTCTATGAAAAAAGAAGTACAGAAATCTTATGTGCTTCTCCTTCCTTTCTTTTAAGAGAAGGAGAAGAGTCGGAGGCATTAGAAAAGTTGCAAGGGGTAAGTTTTACTCAACTTCCGCCGAGCAAAGAAACGGACTTGGTCTGTCCTCTCAAGGAAGCGCCCGGTTTCAAGGGAAAGATCAGAGAAGTTAGGGAAAAGATCGGAGAATTAAAAGTAGAAGAAGGGTGGAGAGTGATCCTTACTTCTTCCTTCGAGGCACAAACCCAGAGACTTTTGGGTTTATTCGAGTCGGAAGGAATTCGTTTATTAAATCCAGAAGCGACCGAGCCCGAACCGATCTCAATTCCTGCTAAGTCCGGCAATGACGTATACCTAGTAGTCTCCGAGATACGTAACGGCTTTCTATGGGAAGAAGAGAAACTTCTTCTATTATCCGAGAACGATGTATTCGGAAGAGAATACAAACGCAAGACCAGGTTCAAGAAACAGAGCAGTAAGGCCATCCAAAGCTTCTTAGATCTGAAGGAAGGTGACTTCGTAGTCCATGTGAATCATGGGGTCGGAAAATTCCTGAAGATAGAAAGAGTGAATGCAGGTGGAAAGGAAAGAGACTTTCTTAAACTGGAATATCACGGAGGAGACACTCTGTTTGTTCCTTTGGATCAGATCTCTCTTGTCCAAAGATTCGTAGGCGGGACCGAAAGGCCTAGATTAGATAGTCTTGGAAAAAGTACTTGGAAGAAGACTAAAGACAGAGTGCAAAAAGCTGTCGAGGGTCTTGCGGAAGATTTGGTGAGAATGTATTCGAATCGGATCAAGCTTCAGGGATATTCCTTTCCTCCCGACACGATCTACCAAGAGGAGTTCGAGGCAGAGTTCGAATACGAGGAGACTCCGGATCAGATCGAAGCGATTGAAGCAGTCAAGAAAGACCTAGAGTCTCCCAAGCCAATGGATCGTTTGGTCTGCGGTGACGTGGGTTATGGCAAGACTGAAGTAGCGATCCGGGCCGCGTTCAAGGTTGCCATGGCAGGAAAGCAGATCCTGATGCTTGCACCCACGACTATTCTTGCATTACAACATTATAATAATATGAGAAAGAGGTTCGAGAACTATCCGATCAGTGTGGAGCTCGTGTCTCGCCTTCGTACTCCCGCAGAAACGAGGGATGTTCTCAAGAGATTCTCTTCCGGAAAAGTGGATATGGTGATCGGGACCCATGCGGTTCTTGCGAATTCGGTTCAACCTAAAAATCTGGGACTCTTGGTCATCGATGAGGAGCAAAGGTTTGGAGTGAACCATAAGGAATCCATCAAGAAGATGAAAAACTTAGTGGATGTTCTTACTCTTACTGCGACTCCAATTCCAAGAACATTGCACATGGCATTGACCGGGATACGCGAACTTTCCATTATCGCGACTCCTCCTAAAAACAGACAAAGCGTAGAAACGTATGTGATCGAAGAGGATGAGGAGGTCTTAAGAGAGGCTATCCGAAACGAACTCTCTAGAGAAGGACAAGTATTCTATCTTTATAATCGTGTGGAATCGATTGAACAAGAAACGAAGCGGTTAAACGAAATTGTTCCCGAAGCATCTATCGGCGTACTTCACGGCCAAATGACGGAAGAAGAGATCGAAGAGACTTTGGTGGATTTCTACGCGCGAAAGTTTGATATTTTGGTCACAACTACAATCATAGAATCAGGGATCGATATCCCGAATGTGAATACTCTCATCGTAAAGAGAGCGGACCTATTCGGACTATCCCAGCTTTATCAGATCAGAGGTAGGGTTGGAAGAAGTGATAGAAAGGCATTCGCATATCTTCTTCTCCCCAAAGACAGAGTGGTAACTGAAGATGCGGAGAAGCGTCTGAATACGATCTACGAGTACCAAGAGCTCGGTTCCGGTTTCAAGGTTGCCATGAGAGACCTCGAGATCCGAGGCGCGGGTAACTTACTCGGCAAAGAGCAATCCGGTGACATCATGGAAGTGGGATTCGATCTCTATGTCCAGATGTTGGAGGAGGCGATTGCAAGGATCAAGGGAGAGGATGTTAAGATAGAAGTTCGGACTGCAATCAATCTAGATTCGAACTTCTTCATTCCGGAAACTTACATTTCCGATACAAGACAAAAGATAGAATTCTACAAACGCTTTGAAGGCGCAAGAGACTTGGATGAAATTGACGAGGTGACAAAGGAAATGACGGATCGTTTCGGAGAACCTCCGGAAGAAGCAAAGACATTCCTTATGTTGGAAAGGATTCGTACTCTCGCTTCTGCCTTGGGTTTTGAATCCGTTTCCGAACTTGGCGAAGAAGTTCGTTTAAAATTAGGTTCCCACTTTTTAGGAAGTTACGACAAAATTGTGAATTTGATCTCGGCAAGAATGGGACTTACCATGAATCCGAGAGAGCCCAACGTCCTCATCTACATTCCTGGCAAAGCCAATCTGAAAGACAAACTTTCGCAATTAGTGTATTTCTTAACGGAAATGCAGCCTGACAAAAAGTAA
- the panC gene encoding pantoate--beta-alanine ligase, producing MIHSSDPKEITETILSWKSKGLKVGFVPTMGFLHEGHADLFRRSVSENDKTVVSIFVNPAQFNDPEDYAKYPVNTEGDLQICKEAGADLVYLPAKDTVYPGGIPSVELKVPHLMKNLDATTRPGHFEGVLLVLSRFFHTIPADRSYFGKKDYQQFLIVKDFAKALGFPMEVIGVDTVRSEQGLALSSRNARLSPKEKEEALLLSRALRLGENLIKQGEKDPAEVLTVMKDVLDSSSLIKIDYLEVLNAETLEELHILKGEILLAVAVFLGQVRLIDNLTVKVS from the coding sequence ATGATCCATTCTTCCGATCCGAAAGAAATCACAGAGACTATTCTTTCCTGGAAATCCAAAGGTCTGAAGGTGGGTTTTGTTCCTACAATGGGTTTCTTGCATGAGGGACACGCGGATCTATTTAGAAGATCCGTTTCTGAGAATGACAAGACCGTTGTTTCCATCTTTGTGAACCCCGCTCAGTTCAACGATCCGGAAGATTATGCAAAGTATCCGGTCAATACGGAAGGTGATTTACAAATTTGTAAAGAAGCAGGAGCGGATCTTGTGTATCTTCCTGCAAAGGATACTGTGTATCCAGGAGGAATTCCTTCCGTAGAATTGAAAGTCCCTCATCTCATGAAGAATCTAGATGCGACCACTCGTCCCGGCCATTTCGAAGGTGTGCTTCTGGTATTATCCCGTTTTTTTCATACAATTCCTGCGGATCGTTCCTATTTCGGTAAGAAGGATTACCAACAGTTTTTGATCGTTAAGGATTTCGCAAAAGCTTTAGGTTTTCCGATGGAAGTTATCGGTGTGGATACTGTTCGCTCCGAGCAAGGACTTGCCTTAAGCTCCAGAAATGCTCGTTTGAGCCCTAAGGAAAAAGAAGAGGCTTTGCTTTTGAGTAGAGCTCTTCGTTTAGGGGAAAATCTGATTAAACAAGGCGAGAAGGATCCAGCAGAGGTGCTGACAGTAATGAAGGATGTTTTGGATTCTTCTTCTCTGATTAAGATAGATTATCTAGAAGTATTGAATGCGGAAACATTAGAAGAATTGCATATATTAAAAGGCGAGATCCTTCTTGCAGTGGCTGTATTCTTAGGGCAGGTCCGATTGATCGATAATCTGACCGTGAAGGTTTCCTGA
- the hisD gene encoding histidinol dehydrogenase, whose translation MGIRIREVDAGFSLESILQRAKQDLNDTLSLVRPILEEVRTRGDEAVRELTLKFDKLQPSSFYYPVSEWKGNASPELVAALEKAKENISAFHKAQVPSDLDVNVSGNSLGIRYTPIESVTVYAPGGKALYPSTILMGVLPAKIAGVKHVQIVTPPQEGGIPDGLFAAAKIAGADAIVTVGGAQGIAAASYGTKSIPRSEFVIGPGNKFVTAAKIILSGQGVIGIDSPAGPSEVLVIADDSANPNWVAADLLSQAEHGEDSAAILCTDSMDFAKKVAAEIDLALKERPKRAEIKKASIENESWILVFPNLDSCVEFSNLYAPEHLEIQTKNYKELFKKIKHAGSVFLGPYSPVAMGDYISGTNHILPTAGGSRIFSSLGVMTFLKRVTYQEVTQDSLEKLYPYVKVLSEFEGLDEEHGNSVKVRLPKRDL comes from the coding sequence ATGGGCATTCGGATCCGAGAAGTAGACGCCGGTTTTTCCTTAGAATCGATCCTACAAAGGGCAAAGCAGGATTTAAACGATACTCTATCTTTGGTTCGACCCATTTTGGAAGAAGTCCGAACCCGAGGGGATGAAGCTGTTCGAGAGCTCACCCTAAAATTCGACAAATTACAACCTTCTTCTTTTTATTATCCTGTTTCCGAATGGAAAGGGAACGCGAGTCCTGAACTGGTAGCAGCTCTAGAAAAGGCAAAAGAAAATATAAGTGCATTCCATAAAGCTCAGGTCCCTTCGGATCTAGATGTGAATGTCTCCGGAAATTCTCTCGGGATACGTTATACTCCTATTGAATCAGTAACTGTATATGCACCTGGTGGAAAGGCATTGTATCCTTCTACCATTCTAATGGGTGTTCTGCCCGCAAAGATCGCCGGTGTAAAGCATGTGCAGATCGTAACTCCTCCTCAAGAGGGAGGGATCCCGGATGGATTATTTGCCGCAGCAAAGATTGCTGGTGCGGATGCGATCGTGACTGTAGGAGGAGCACAAGGAATTGCTGCCGCTTCTTACGGGACAAAGAGTATTCCTCGCTCCGAATTCGTGATCGGTCCTGGAAATAAATTCGTGACTGCCGCAAAAATCATTTTGAGCGGTCAAGGCGTGATCGGTATAGACAGTCCTGCCGGGCCGAGTGAAGTTCTTGTGATCGCGGACGATTCTGCTAATCCGAATTGGGTTGCAGCGGACCTTCTTTCCCAAGCGGAACATGGAGAGGATTCTGCCGCTATTCTATGCACAGATTCTATGGATTTTGCAAAGAAGGTTGCGGCCGAGATCGATCTTGCTCTGAAGGAAAGACCTAAGAGGGCGGAGATCAAGAAAGCCTCGATAGAGAATGAGAGCTGGATATTAGTTTTTCCTAATTTAGATTCCTGCGTTGAATTCTCGAATTTATATGCACCGGAACATTTGGAGATCCAGACAAAGAATTATAAGGAATTATTCAAAAAAATAAAGCATGCGGGCTCCGTATTTTTGGGACCTTATTCTCCAGTGGCAATGGGAGATTATATCAGCGGCACAAATCATATTCTTCCTACAGCAGGCGGAAGTAGGATCTTCTCTTCTTTAGGAGTGATGACTTTCTTAAAAAGAGTCACCTACCAAGAAGTGACCCAAGATTCTCTAGAGAAATTATATCCTTATGTGAAAGTATTATCCGAATTCGAAGGCCTAGACGAAGAGCATGGGAATTCTGTAAAGGTCCGCCTTCCTAAGAGAGATCTATGA
- a CDS encoding exodeoxyribonuclease III yields MKVFCLNCNGIRSSWEKGLGDILSSEKPDFVCFQETKAQPDQLSPEQWEGLGYKAYFHSAEKKGYSGVSLWTKKEPKKVTYGIGVDEFDKEGRSVLAEFDSYAIWTVYFPSGTTGDVRQAAKMRFLEEFLKLATKLKKKHTNLILCGDVNIAHTERDIHDPKGNAKSSGFLPEERAWVTKFLSSGWLDSFRELYPDKQEYTWWTFRAGARGKNKGWRIDYFFVTPELKTKLKSLTVKKDPILSDHAAMILEVDLPKK; encoded by the coding sequence ATGAAAGTTTTTTGCCTCAACTGTAACGGGATTCGATCTTCTTGGGAAAAAGGATTGGGAGATATACTTTCTTCCGAAAAACCGGACTTCGTGTGTTTCCAAGAGACCAAGGCGCAGCCGGACCAACTCTCTCCGGAGCAATGGGAGGGCTTGGGTTATAAGGCCTATTTTCATTCGGCAGAAAAGAAAGGATACTCCGGGGTCAGTCTCTGGACAAAGAAAGAACCTAAGAAAGTCACCTACGGCATCGGAGTGGATGAATTCGATAAGGAAGGAAGAAGCGTCCTTGCGGAATTCGATTCTTATGCGATCTGGACTGTTTACTTTCCTTCCGGCACTACTGGGGACGTAAGACAGGCTGCCAAGATGAGATTTCTAGAAGAATTTCTGAAACTCGCGACTAAATTAAAGAAGAAGCATACAAACCTCATCCTTTGCGGAGACGTAAACATTGCTCATACCGAAAGAGATATACATGATCCGAAAGGGAACGCAAAGAGTAGTGGCTTTCTTCCGGAAGAAAGAGCCTGGGTCACGAAATTTCTCTCTTCTGGATGGCTGGATAGTTTTAGAGAATTGTATCCTGACAAACAAGAATACACTTGGTGGACTTTTAGAGCGGGCGCAAGAGGAAAGAATAAAGGATGGAGGATCGATTACTTCTTCGTAACTCCTGAATTAAAGACTAAACTGAAAAGTTTAACTGTGAAAAAGGATCCAATCCTTTCCGACCATGCAGCGATGATCTTAGAAGTAGACCTTCCTAAGAAATGA
- a CDS encoding alpha/beta fold hydrolase, producing the protein MEFEKIKIQANGLEFDVLKVGKGKNLALFLHGFPDDARSFLPLMERFSDSDFSCYAPFLRGYSKGSVPSGFKEGKTGTVSIADLAQDLDALLDKIKRKENPDKVLVLGHDWGSIAAYGLANLSPRSFDVLSTLSVPPLPVFIKNLFTHPLQIFRSWYILFFQLRFGIPEKAIQDGDFLRRLWKDWSPNWVLPEERFREVSQNLKESGALSTALGYYRGLMTPDSLKDWNRARELVFRKISVPSLVLTGDDDHCIDKSMFEGMDTSFRAPFELQIVSQAGHFLPLEAPDRINSYVLEFWKKHS; encoded by the coding sequence ATGGAATTTGAAAAGATCAAAATACAAGCGAACGGTCTCGAGTTCGATGTTCTTAAGGTGGGGAAGGGCAAGAATCTGGCCTTATTCCTACATGGGTTTCCGGATGACGCGCGTTCCTTTCTTCCTTTGATGGAAAGATTTTCCGATTCCGACTTTTCTTGTTATGCGCCCTTTTTAAGAGGATACTCCAAGGGATCCGTTCCTTCCGGGTTCAAGGAGGGAAAAACCGGAACAGTTTCTATTGCCGATCTGGCCCAGGATCTGGATGCACTCTTAGATAAGATCAAACGCAAAGAAAATCCGGACAAGGTTCTTGTACTTGGACATGATTGGGGTAGCATTGCAGCGTATGGACTCGCCAATCTTTCTCCCAGATCTTTTGATGTATTGAGCACTCTCTCGGTTCCTCCTCTTCCTGTTTTCATTAAGAATTTATTTACTCATCCATTACAGATTTTCAGAAGTTGGTACATTCTATTCTTCCAATTAAGATTCGGTATTCCTGAAAAAGCCATCCAAGACGGAGATTTTTTAAGAAGGCTCTGGAAAGACTGGAGCCCCAATTGGGTCTTACCCGAAGAACGATTCAGAGAGGTGAGTCAAAATTTAAAAGAGTCGGGAGCATTGAGCACGGCACTCGGTTATTATCGAGGCTTGATGACGCCTGATTCTTTAAAAGATTGGAATCGAGCGAGGGAACTTGTGTTTCGAAAGATCAGTGTTCCTTCGCTCGTGCTCACCGGAGACGATGATCATTGCATCGACAAATCAATGTTCGAAGGAATGGACACTTCTTTCAGAGCTCCTTTCGAATTGCAGATCGTTTCTCAAGCTGGACATTTTCTTCCTTTAGAAGCTCCGGATCGTATTAACTCTTACGTCCTGGAATTCTGGAAAAAGCATTCTTAA
- a CDS encoding diguanylate cyclase: MDRILILDDAPENCLLVERILKKAGYGEVVSTQDPGTAMEWLGLSGDPKNKKEISLLLLDILLPGGMNGLDILKTMSSKEEFADLPVIIITAIHDAQTLESAFEIGAIDYVTKPFDANELRARVRSALRLRHEMLQRKQREKDLEEITDKLSEAYQALLRVSRTDGLSGIWNRRFFDEILEVEWKRSCRGGKPISLLLLDIDHFKKYNDTYGHQAGDDCIRKVAGVLKDTARRAGDFPARYGGEEFAVILPETDSEKASIVAENIRSKVQELQLTHEASQTSAYVSVSIGISTKTPGKEEKDSLGFLKEADIALYQAKETGRNRVALYSA, encoded by the coding sequence ATAGATAGAATTCTGATCCTAGATGATGCTCCCGAAAACTGTCTCTTAGTGGAACGGATCTTAAAGAAGGCAGGTTATGGAGAAGTGGTTTCCACTCAGGACCCGGGCACTGCTATGGAGTGGTTAGGGCTAAGCGGAGATCCAAAGAATAAGAAAGAAATTTCCCTTCTTCTTTTGGACATTCTGCTTCCGGGTGGAATGAACGGTCTAGATATTCTGAAGACCATGAGTTCGAAAGAAGAATTTGCGGACCTGCCTGTCATTATCATTACTGCAATTCATGATGCACAAACCTTGGAGTCCGCCTTCGAGATCGGTGCCATAGATTACGTTACAAAGCCTTTTGATGCGAATGAGTTGCGAGCAAGGGTCCGCTCCGCTCTCAGGCTTCGCCATGAGATGCTGCAAAGAAAGCAGAGAGAAAAAGATCTAGAAGAGATCACCGATAAGCTTTCCGAAGCATACCAGGCACTTCTTAGAGTTTCCAGAACGGATGGACTCTCCGGAATTTGGAATAGGCGCTTCTTCGATGAGATCCTAGAAGTGGAATGGAAAAGATCTTGTAGAGGAGGAAAACCGATTTCCCTCCTTCTTTTGGATATAGATCACTTCAAGAAATACAATGATACCTATGGACACCAAGCAGGGGATGATTGCATCCGAAAAGTGGCGGGAGTCTTAAAAGACACTGCGAGACGGGCAGGAGATTTTCCGGCTCGCTATGGTGGAGAAGAATTTGCAGTCATTCTTCCGGAAACGGACTCGGAAAAAGCGTCTATCGTTGCTGAGAATATTCGGTCCAAGGTTCAGGAATTGCAACTCACTCACGAGGCTTCCCAAACTTCTGCGTATGTATCCGTAAGCATCGGAATCTCTACCAAAACTCCTGGAAAGGAAGAAAAAGATTCTTTAGGCTTTTTGAAAGAGGCGGATATCGCCTTATACCAAGCCAAGGAAACGGGGCGCAACCGAGTGGCTTTATATTCCGCTTGA
- a CDS encoding four-helix bundle copper-binding protein, whose translation MEQSFSRKQILGLSAAAIATLASSSVLGEDHASKKHSKKSKKTNSMPVGSAAEASAQCIVKGRVCINMCVDVLSEGHTEMADCLRSVEETTALCEAFVTLSSLHSVGTKKLASLCLESCERCAAQCDKHADHHQECKDCAEACRNCIAEFKKLLAA comes from the coding sequence TTGGAACAATCATTTTCAAGAAAACAAATCCTTGGCTTAAGTGCTGCCGCAATTGCGACTCTTGCCAGTTCTTCTGTATTAGGCGAGGATCATGCTTCCAAAAAACATTCTAAAAAATCTAAAAAGACAAACTCTATGCCGGTAGGTTCCGCTGCAGAAGCTTCCGCGCAGTGCATCGTCAAGGGAAGAGTTTGCATCAATATGTGCGTGGATGTCCTTTCCGAAGGCCATACTGAAATGGCGGACTGTTTAAGAAGCGTAGAAGAAACCACAGCGCTCTGCGAAGCATTTGTGACCCTTTCTTCTCTACATTCAGTAGGAACTAAGAAACTTGCTTCTCTTTGCCTTGAGTCTTGCGAAAGATGTGCAGCCCAATGCGACAAACACGCAGACCATCACCAAGAATGCAAAGATTGCGCAGAGGCTTGCAGGAACTGCATTGCTGAATTCAAAAAACTTCTCGCAGCCTAA
- a CDS encoding sensor histidine kinase: MSTRVVSSQMKQILVVEDNPDDSRLFELYLMEADPSGIRLRYSATVTNAMEQLEDYSDEIDCILLDLSLPDSFGLHGFETISRAYPEIPIVICSGTEDENLASEALKAGGQDYLIKGRFDSLLLFRSIRYAIERHDMLAKLEKQSYHIRESEERYRLIFENNPHPVLLYDIASEGILDLNQEAERVYGYNRREFQGLQFHNLFANPNSSGSNLFSILKYGKNLPETHVHKRKDGTPLLMEITSYRFQLQGKEIVLAILVDMTKWKQSEESLLQSLREKEALLQEIHHRVKNNLQIMASLLNLQANYAKNKEVTRELKDTESRIYSMSLVHNELYNSKNLSEVGLASYVDKLLDNLWNVYGIGSEIRRAVEVGELSLAVEKALPIGMMINEIATNSIKYAYKGRKNGEFFIRGIYRNGVFFLEVGDNGVGISDYAEIESKETLGFQLIQILSKQLKARLNIQTSAQGTKFSVEFPF; the protein is encoded by the coding sequence ATGAGTACGAGAGTCGTTTCCTCTCAGATGAAGCAGATTCTAGTTGTCGAAGACAACCCTGACGATTCCAGGTTGTTCGAGTTGTATCTTATGGAAGCGGATCCTTCCGGAATAAGATTGAGATATTCTGCCACAGTCACGAATGCAATGGAGCAACTCGAAGATTATTCGGATGAGATAGATTGCATTCTTTTGGATCTATCTTTACCGGATAGTTTCGGTCTTCACGGATTCGAGACGATCAGTCGGGCCTATCCTGAGATTCCAATCGTTATTTGCTCCGGGACTGAGGATGAGAATCTTGCATCGGAAGCCTTGAAAGCGGGTGGCCAAGACTATCTCATCAAGGGAAGATTCGATTCACTTCTGCTTTTCAGATCGATCCGATATGCGATCGAAAGACATGATATGCTGGCTAAACTTGAGAAGCAGTCATACCATATCCGAGAAAGCGAGGAAAGATACAGACTGATCTTCGAGAACAATCCTCATCCTGTGCTTTTATATGATATTGCTTCAGAGGGCATTCTGGACTTGAACCAGGAAGCGGAGAGAGTATACGGATACAATCGAAGAGAATTTCAAGGTTTACAATTTCATAATTTATTTGCAAATCCGAACTCGAGCGGAAGCAATCTATTTTCCATTTTGAAATACGGGAAGAATTTGCCAGAGACTCATGTGCATAAGAGAAAGGACGGGACTCCTCTTTTGATGGAGATTACCTCGTATCGATTTCAATTACAGGGTAAGGAAATCGTCTTAGCCATTCTAGTCGATATGACTAAGTGGAAGCAATCGGAAGAATCCCTTCTTCAATCCTTGCGAGAGAAAGAAGCTCTTTTGCAGGAGATCCATCATCGGGTCAAAAATAATCTCCAGATCATGGCAAGCCTTCTCAACTTGCAGGCAAATTATGCTAAGAACAAGGAAGTGACTCGAGAACTTAAGGATACGGAGAGTAGGATCTATTCCATGTCCTTGGTCCATAACGAACTCTATAATTCTAAAAATCTCTCCGAGGTTGGATTGGCTTCTTACGTAGATAAGTTGTTGGATAATTTATGGAACGTGTACGGGATCGGTTCTGAGATCCGTAGAGCCGTGGAAGTTGGAGAACTTAGTCTTGCAGTGGAGAAGGCTTTACCGATCGGGATGATGATCAATGAGATCGCTACCAATTCGATCAAGTACGCGTACAAGGGTAGAAAAAACGGAGAATTTTTTATCCGAGGCATTTACAGGAACGGAGTATTCTTTCTGGAAGTAGGAGATAATGGCGTAGGAATTTCGGATTACGCGGAGATTGAATCCAAGGAGACCTTGGGCTTTCAACTCATTCAGATCTTGTCCAAACAGTTGAAAGCGAGGTTAAATATCCAAACATCCGCGCAAGGAACTAAATTTTCTGTAGAATTCCCTTTTTAG
- a CDS encoding response regulator: MSVPKKKYFDILLVEDNPADVRLTMEALEELEEEKRLFVAKDGEEAIDFVKGEGEFVGASRPDLILLDLNLPKKNGLEVLEELKSDPEFKRIPVVVLTTSGAERDIMATFNLHANSYIQKPVEYDNFLEAMATLRIYWFQTSRLPPK; encoded by the coding sequence ATGAGCGTGCCTAAAAAAAAATATTTTGATATTCTTCTGGTCGAAGACAATCCCGCAGACGTGAGGCTTACAATGGAAGCTTTAGAAGAACTAGAAGAAGAGAAGAGGCTCTTCGTTGCAAAAGACGGAGAAGAGGCGATCGATTTCGTTAAGGGAGAAGGTGAATTTGTAGGGGCAAGCCGTCCTGATCTTATCCTTCTCGACCTGAATCTGCCCAAGAAAAACGGTTTGGAAGTCTTGGAGGAATTGAAGTCGGATCCTGAATTCAAAAGGATCCCTGTTGTAGTATTGACTACTTCCGGTGCGGAAAGGGATATTATGGCGACTTTCAATTTGCACGCGAATTCCTATATCCAGAAGCCTGTTGAGTATGATAATTTTCTCGAGGCAATGGCTACTCTTCGGATCTATTGGTTCCAAACATCTAGGCTTCCGCCAAAATGA